The genomic region TTCCGACAACACTCGTCGCTGATGGCCGTGCGGCCCTGTACATGGCCAGTGGCGAAATCTGGGGGCGGACGGATCTGGGGGTGAAGCTGGTCGGGCGGGTGACGGTGACGCAGCCGTTTCTGCCTCGCGCCCGGGAAAACGAGCGGCTTGAAGTCCCGGTTGCATTTGCCGAGCATGGCGCCGCGCTTCCCGCTCTGGCCGAGCAGCGGGTGGAGTACATCGCACCGTCCTATGCCCGGATCATCGACATCCCGTGCGGTTCGCACAACACCAAGCGTATCGATCCCTACGGCAAATCTGCCTCCTGCACGACCCATGCGGACGGATCGTGGGGCACTTCCCGGCCGGTGATGCTCCAGGTGGCGAGCCTGGCGCCCAGCGGGAAAGTTTCCGATGGTTCCGTCGTGTTCTACTCCGCTGCAGGGACGCCATGGGCGCACACCGATCTGGGGCTGGAACTCAACGGTCGATCCGCCACGCTGACGCAGCCCACGGTCCCTTCGGGCGTCGCCGGGGCCACGGTAACGGTGGTGACTGTCATGCGTCTTGAGGGCGCGGCCGTTCCGGCGGCTGCCGGTGAAAGCATGGCTTACGTGGCGCCCGCGCATACGCGCATTATCGATCTGCAGTGTGGCTCGCAGAATCTGAAACAGATCGAGCCCGATGCCAAGCACGCGAGCTGCACGACTTATGCTCCGGGTGCTTGGGGCACCTCGCGCAGTGTGACGCTGAAGATCGATGATGATGCGCCGGTTGGCGATTTGCTCGATGGCGAAGCGGTGCTGCGGGCCACGGGTGGCGCGATATGGGGGCGTAGCGGTCTTGAGGTGCGGGTGAGGGTTTCTCCGTTGCCGTAAGCGTCGTGATAGGCGCAACCGTCACGCTGTCGCAAAGACAACGGCAAGGTTGTCATTGCCTCGACGGCCGTTGATCGATTGGGTCGAACTATTGATTCGCAGTGCCAGTCGGCTTCCTTACAGGATGAAAAAAGGGAGTCAGCCCCATGAGCGTTCCAGTCAAGCACCGGTGTGTAGTGGCCTACGGCAAAGCCGACGCTGCGCACCATGAACAACAAACCAACCGGTCGCTGGCGCAGTGGCTGGCACAGATTCTCGGCTGGTCATTCGCCGATGACTGGTCGCAGGAGGGGGCGTCGACAGATGCTCCCTATTTTTTTGTACCCGCCCAAACCTTGGTGGGCGAGGAACGGGTTGATTTAGGCGTTGGCGGTGTGGAGGACCTGCTGGGAGGCTACGTGCAACACGCTTTCATTGCCACCAAGGCGATCTCCCATCCTCTGCTTTCCCGGAACCATGCGCAGCCGAAGGGCTGGAACCCTCAATTTGCCGAGCGGGTACGTGAAGTGGTGTTGGCGGGCATGACCGTCTTCGATCTGGCAGACGTCCGACATGCGGCTATTGAGGGATTGCGTGCGGGGCCCTTGCGGGTCAAGCAGGTACAGGCGTGTGGAGGGGCCGGTCAGGCGGTATTGCACGACATGAAGGATCTTGCGCAGTGGCTGAGCAACCTGGATGAGCCGATTTGTGCCCAGGGCATCGTATTGGAAGAAAACCTTGAACAGGCGATCACCCACAGCGTGGGACAGACACTGGTTGATGGTTTGTTGATGACCTATCACGGACGGCAGCATCAGGCACAGAACCGTCGGGGCGAGTGGGTGTACACCGGCTCTGAGCTGTTGCTGGTGCGGGGCGATTACCTCGATTTGCTGGCCCGTGATCTGGAGCCGTCAGTACGCCAGGCGATTGAGTATGCCCGGGTGTATGACACCGCCGCCGCGTTGAGTTTTCCTGGCTTTTTTGCCTCGCGCCGCAATTACGATGTGTTGCAGGGAATCGATGGGGACGGTAAATCGAAATGTGGTGTGCTGGAACAGTCCTGGCGTGTGGGCGGTGCGACAGGGGCTGAACTGGCGGCATTGCAGGTGCTTCGAGGGGACTCGGCAATAAAGGCGGTTCGCGCTTCTACCCATGAGGTTCATGCCGAGTGCCCGCTGCCTGAGCGGGCGCAATTGCTTTATCGCGGCACCGATGGCGCCGGCGATTTCCTTCTCAAGTATGCACAGGTCGA from Pseudomonas asplenii harbors:
- a CDS encoding DUF3182 family protein, with product MSVPVKHRCVVAYGKADAAHHEQQTNRSLAQWLAQILGWSFADDWSQEGASTDAPYFFVPAQTLVGEERVDLGVGGVEDLLGGYVQHAFIATKAISHPLLSRNHAQPKGWNPQFAERVREVVLAGMTVFDLADVRHAAIEGLRAGPLRVKQVQACGGAGQAVLHDMKDLAQWLSNLDEPICAQGIVLEENLEQAITHSVGQTLVDGLLMTYHGRQHQAQNRRGEWVYTGSELLLVRGDYLDLLARDLEPSVRQAIEYARVYDTAAALSFPGFFASRRNYDVLQGIDGDGKSKCGVLEQSWRVGGATGAELAALQVLRGDSAIKAVRASTHEVHAECPLPERAQLLYRGTDGAGDFLLKYAQVDDDDG